One Janthinobacterium sp. TB1-E2 genomic region harbors:
- a CDS encoding SURF1 family protein, translating to MLLLVALGVSLAQWQQRRGDEKVARAARLEAGNQAAPLALTAAPMLPSDAQAIEYRRITVTGHFVPAWTVYLDNRPYKGQAGFHVLTPFRIDGSAMHVLVAQGWLPRNNAERTRIPDYSTPAGTVTISGIARLNAGHVMELGTAPALAPHAIVQNADIGQLAQASGLALQPFILEQTVDPAAAPASSQLPVRDWPAPDLGADKHRGYAFQWYALALMAFLFFVFTGFRRANKQP from the coding sequence ATGCTGCTACTGGTGGCCCTGGGCGTGTCGCTGGCGCAATGGCAGCAGCGCCGTGGCGACGAGAAAGTCGCGCGCGCTGCCAGGCTCGAGGCGGGCAACCAGGCCGCGCCCCTGGCATTGACGGCCGCCCCCATGTTGCCGAGCGACGCGCAAGCGATCGAATATCGCAGGATCACCGTCACGGGCCATTTCGTGCCCGCCTGGACGGTGTACCTGGACAACCGCCCCTACAAGGGCCAGGCCGGTTTTCACGTGCTCACGCCATTCCGGATCGACGGTTCAGCCATGCACGTTCTCGTGGCGCAAGGCTGGCTGCCGCGCAACAATGCCGAGCGTACGCGCATTCCCGACTACTCGACACCGGCCGGCACGGTGACGATTTCCGGCATCGCGCGCCTGAACGCGGGCCATGTGATGGAGCTGGGTACGGCGCCGGCCCTGGCGCCGCACGCCATCGTGCAAAATGCCGATATCGGCCAGCTGGCCCAGGCCAGTGGCCTGGCCTTGCAGCCATTCATTCTCGAACAAACAGTCGACCCAGCAGCGGCGCCAGCGTCCAGCCAGCTTCCCGTGCGCGACTGGCCGGCGCCGGACCTGGGCGCCGACAAGCACCGCGGCTATGCATTCCAGTGGTACGCACTGGCACTGATGGCTTTTCTATTTTTTGTCTTTACAGGATTTCGACGTGCAAACAAACAACCCTGA
- a CDS encoding cytochrome C oxidase subunit I, translating to MQTNNPEATQDSSNKQAQNTGRWKLLAVVAVCAFPIIASYFTYYIIKPTGRNNYGALIDPRLYPIPEVQLQVTELDGKASPLAQFKGKWVLLQTGPSDCQEACKKQLFDMQQLRLMQGKERERLERVWLVTDAQPLDTLVMREFDGTSMLRVNSDALKAWLPVEPGGKTSDHFYLIDPLGNLMMRFPKDADPNKIKKDIAKLLKASAIG from the coding sequence GTGCAAACAAACAACCCTGAAGCAACGCAAGACAGCAGCAATAAACAGGCACAAAATACGGGACGCTGGAAACTGCTGGCCGTCGTGGCCGTGTGCGCGTTTCCCATCATTGCCTCGTATTTCACGTATTACATCATCAAGCCCACGGGCCGCAACAACTATGGCGCCCTGATCGACCCGCGTTTGTACCCGATACCCGAGGTGCAACTGCAGGTGACGGAACTGGACGGCAAGGCGTCGCCGCTGGCGCAATTCAAGGGCAAGTGGGTGCTGCTGCAGACAGGGCCGTCCGATTGCCAGGAAGCATGCAAGAAGCAATTGTTTGACATGCAACAGCTGCGCCTCATGCAGGGCAAGGAACGCGAACGCCTGGAACGGGTCTGGCTGGTGACGGATGCCCAGCCACTCGACACGCTCGTGATGCGCGAATTCGACGGCACCAGCATGCTGCGCGTCAATAGCGACGCCTTGAAAGCATGGCTGCCCGTGGAGCCGGGCGGCAAGACCAGCGACCATTTCTACCTGATCGATCCGCTGGGCAATCTGATGATGCGCTTCCCGAAAGACGCGGACCCGAACAAGATCAAGAAAGACATCGCCAAGCTGCTCAAAGCTTCGGCGATCGGTTGA
- a CDS encoding COX15/CtaA family protein, producing MHLSALAQLGLTGLLVALLPLTMVWVSADANKYRKLVWIAVFLTVDLIMFGGFTRLSDSGLGCPDWPGCYGSANPFLAHEHIVAAETLMPTGPVTVVKAWIEMTHRYLAMAIGVLIVAMMVQAWRQWKKSKREEFAPALPTALFLFVCLQGAFGAWTVTLKLQPVIVTIHLLLGMGLLAMLTWLGGRQDHAVQPLLRADADAAVLRPVRALAIFSLVLLTVQIALGGWVSTNYATLACTDFPLCGGKVIPEMDFEHGFHLWRELGKTAAGHYLPFSALTAIHWVHRNFAFIVLAGIGYTVFRAWKLPSLRSTARWVALVLVLQAATGLATIYLSWPLSIAVLHNGGAALLVLLLTMLNYKAKFQLDVARKSASASAPVPSAPASPSRIA from the coding sequence ATGCATCTCTCCGCGCTGGCCCAGCTGGGCTTGACGGGTCTGCTGGTGGCGCTGCTGCCGCTGACCATGGTCTGGGTGTCCGCGGACGCCAATAAATACCGCAAGCTCGTGTGGATCGCCGTCTTTTTGACGGTCGACCTGATCATGTTTGGCGGCTTTACGCGCCTGTCCGATTCCGGCCTCGGTTGCCCGGACTGGCCCGGCTGCTATGGCTCGGCCAATCCTTTCCTCGCGCACGAGCACATCGTGGCGGCGGAAACGCTGATGCCGACGGGCCCCGTGACGGTGGTGAAAGCGTGGATCGAAATGACGCACCGCTACCTGGCCATGGCCATAGGCGTCTTGATCGTGGCGATGATGGTGCAGGCGTGGCGCCAGTGGAAGAAAAGCAAACGCGAGGAATTTGCGCCCGCGCTGCCCACGGCGCTGTTTTTGTTCGTCTGCCTGCAGGGCGCGTTCGGGGCCTGGACCGTGACCTTGAAACTGCAGCCCGTGATCGTCACCATCCACTTGCTGCTGGGCATGGGCTTGCTGGCCATGCTGACATGGCTGGGCGGGCGCCAGGACCATGCCGTCCAACCCCTGCTGCGCGCCGATGCGGACGCTGCCGTGCTGCGCCCTGTGCGCGCGCTGGCTATCTTTTCGCTGGTGCTGTTGACCGTGCAGATCGCACTGGGCGGCTGGGTGAGCACCAACTACGCCACCCTGGCCTGCACGGATTTCCCCTTGTGCGGCGGCAAGGTCATTCCGGAAATGGATTTCGAGCATGGTTTCCATCTGTGGCGCGAACTGGGCAAGACGGCCGCCGGCCATTATTTACCGTTTTCCGCGCTGACGGCCATCCACTGGGTGCACCGCAATTTCGCCTTCATCGTGCTGGCTGGCATCGGCTATACGGTGTTTCGCGCGTGGAAACTGCCGTCCTTGCGCAGCACGGCCCGCTGGGTGGCGCTGGTGCTGGTTCTGCAGGCGGCCACGGGCCTGGCGACGATTTACCTGAGCTGGCCATTGTCGATTGCCGTCCTGCATAACGGCGGGGCGGCGCTGCTCGTGTTATTGCTGACCATGTTAAACTACAAGGCTAAATTCCAACTCGATGTAGCGCGGAAATCTGCTTCCGCCTCCGCGCCAGTGCCCTCGGCACCAGCCAGTCCTTCCCGTATCGCATAA
- the cyoE gene encoding heme o synthase: MTTQTISRKPSPRIAQYWALTKPRVTQLAVFCAVIGMFLASEELPDWRAVVFGTIGIWLLAGAAFAVNCLAEREIDARMARTARRPMAMGDITVKQTVVFALVIGGLGMAILYHLVNPLTMWLTFVTFVGYALIYTMVLKPATPQNIVIGGLSGAMPPALGWAAVANDVPMQAWLLVLIIFVWTPPHFWALAMYRRDDYARSGLPMLPVTHGLKFTQFHVWLYSIALAATTLLPYAVRMSGLIYLASAVVLNAGFLYYAWKMYRHYTDLIARKAFTFSIIYLALLFAALLVDHYIPIGT, encoded by the coding sequence ATGACTACTCAGACCATCAGCCGTAAACCATCCCCCCGCATCGCCCAATATTGGGCGCTGACCAAGCCCCGCGTGACGCAACTGGCCGTGTTTTGCGCCGTCATCGGCATGTTCCTGGCCAGCGAGGAGTTGCCTGACTGGCGCGCGGTGGTGTTCGGCACCATCGGTATCTGGCTGCTGGCCGGCGCCGCGTTTGCCGTCAATTGCCTGGCCGAGCGCGAGATCGATGCGCGCATGGCCCGCACGGCGCGCCGTCCGATGGCCATGGGCGACATCACGGTGAAACAGACGGTGGTATTCGCGCTGGTGATCGGCGGCCTGGGCATGGCGATTCTGTATCACCTCGTCAATCCGCTGACCATGTGGCTGACCTTTGTCACCTTTGTCGGCTATGCCTTGATCTACACCATGGTGCTCAAACCCGCCACGCCACAGAACATCGTCATCGGCGGCCTGTCCGGCGCCATGCCGCCCGCACTGGGCTGGGCGGCCGTCGCCAACGACGTGCCGATGCAGGCCTGGCTGCTGGTCCTGATCATTTTTGTGTGGACGCCGCCGCATTTCTGGGCCCTGGCCATGTACCGCCGCGACGATTACGCGCGCTCGGGCCTGCCCATGCTGCCCGTCACGCACGGCTTGAAGTTCACGCAATTTCACGTCTGGCTGTATTCGATCGCGCTGGCCGCCACCACCTTGCTGCCGTACGCCGTGCGCATGAGCGGCCTGATCTACCTGGCTTCGGCCGTGGTGCTCAACGCCGGCTTCCTGTATTACGCGTGGAAGATGTACCGCCATTACACGGACTTGATCGCGCGCAAGGCGTTTACGTTTTCCATCATCTACCTGGCCTTGCTGTTCGCGGCCTTGCTGGTCGACCACTACATTCCTATCGGCACATGA
- a CDS encoding SCO family protein has product MKKTLTLLLAAALVAVLAGCGKPAATKLAFKNTDVTGLGYAREFALTDHTGHPRTLADYKGKLVLVFFGYTQCPDVCPTTMADMAQVMREMGPQADKVQVLFVTVDPERDTQTLLAEYVPAFDKRFVGLYGDAAATAKVAKEFKVYYAKVEGETDSSYTVDHTAGTYVFDRDGKIRLFVRHGEKPAAIAHDLKLLLS; this is encoded by the coding sequence ATGAAAAAAACCCTGACCCTGTTGTTGGCGGCCGCGCTGGTCGCCGTCCTGGCCGGCTGCGGCAAGCCTGCGGCGACCAAGCTGGCCTTCAAGAACACGGACGTGACGGGCCTCGGCTACGCGCGCGAGTTTGCGCTGACGGACCACACGGGCCACCCGCGCACCCTGGCCGACTACAAGGGCAAGCTGGTGCTGGTGTTCTTCGGCTATACGCAATGCCCGGACGTGTGCCCCACCACCATGGCCGACATGGCCCAGGTGATGCGGGAAATGGGCCCGCAGGCGGACAAAGTGCAAGTGCTGTTCGTCACCGTCGACCCCGAGCGCGACACGCAAACCTTGCTGGCCGAATATGTGCCGGCCTTCGACAAGCGTTTCGTCGGCCTGTATGGCGACGCGGCCGCGACGGCCAAGGTGGCCAAGGAATTCAAGGTGTATTACGCCAAGGTCGAGGGCGAGACGGACAGCAGCTACACGGTCGACCACACGGCCGGTACCTATGTCTTCGACCGCGACGGCAAGATCCGCCTGTTCGTGCGCCACGGCGAAAAGCCGGCCGCCATCGCGCACGATCTTAAACTTCTGCTATCCTGA
- a CDS encoding AI-2E family transporter yields MDKRFEPHARLAAIIFLLIGCFFVLRPFLAAMLFAACVGISSWPLYLLLLERLKGRRNWAAAIMTLSLLLVIVLPLALVTYNLADNVSRIYEQLRAALETGSLHPPAWLASIPVVGETIAGYVDRLLADREELLNLGKTMLEPARHFLASGGILLGTGLAQTSLAVFVSFFLYRDGQQLSRALMTGAGRIIGDSAPGVGLTISRTVRGVMYGLLGTALAQALVAVVGFLIAGVPAVALLGVATFIFSLIPVGPPLIWGGAAIWLFNDGQTGWGIFMLVWGGLLISGVDNVVKPMLISRGSSLPFLLVLLGVLGGVLAFGFVGIFIGPTLLAVLYSLLQTWTVGETTVPQGKDTLTSKK; encoded by the coding sequence ATGGACAAACGTTTCGAGCCCCACGCCCGCCTGGCAGCCATCATCTTCCTGTTGATCGGCTGCTTTTTCGTCTTGCGGCCCTTCCTGGCCGCCATGCTGTTTGCCGCCTGCGTGGGCATTTCCAGCTGGCCTTTGTACCTGCTGCTGCTCGAACGCCTGAAAGGCCGGCGCAACTGGGCGGCCGCCATCATGACCCTGTCGCTGCTGCTCGTCATCGTGCTGCCGCTGGCCCTCGTTACCTACAACCTGGCCGACAATGTGTCGCGCATCTATGAACAGCTGCGCGCGGCACTGGAAACGGGCAGCCTGCATCCACCGGCCTGGCTGGCCAGCATTCCCGTGGTGGGCGAAACCATCGCCGGCTACGTGGACCGCCTGCTCGCCGACCGCGAGGAATTACTCAATTTAGGCAAGACGATGCTGGAACCGGCGCGCCATTTCCTCGCTTCCGGCGGCATCCTGCTGGGTACGGGCCTGGCACAGACCAGCCTGGCCGTGTTCGTCAGCTTCTTCCTCTACCGCGACGGCCAGCAGCTGAGCCGCGCCCTGATGACGGGCGCCGGCCGCATCATCGGCGACAGCGCGCCGGGCGTGGGCCTGACCATCAGCCGCACCGTGCGCGGTGTCATGTACGGCTTGCTGGGCACGGCGCTGGCGCAAGCGCTGGTGGCCGTGGTGGGTTTTCTGATCGCCGGCGTGCCGGCCGTGGCCCTCTTGGGCGTGGCCACCTTTATCTTTTCGCTGATCCCCGTGGGACCGCCCTTGATCTGGGGCGGCGCGGCCATCTGGCTGTTCAATGACGGCCAGACGGGCTGGGGCATCTTCATGCTGGTGTGGGGAGGCTTGCTGATCAGCGGCGTGGATAACGTGGTGAAACCCATGCTGATCAGCCGCGGCAGCAGCCTGCCGTTTTTGCTTGTGCTGCTCGGTGTGCTGGGCGGCGTGCTGGCCTTCGGCTTCGTCGGCATCTTTATCGGGCCGACCCTGCTGGCCGTGCTGTACAGCTTGCTGCAAACATGGACGGTAGGCGAGACCACCGTGCCGCAGGGCAAAGATACCCTGACGAGCAAGAAGTAG
- a CDS encoding hemolysin family protein has product MHNVLLVLLALFLVALNGFFVAAEFGIVTLRRTRIRAIAKTQGLRGRILAKVHGQLDAYLSACQLGITLASLGLGWVGEPAFAGLLEPLFGAIGVTSQELIHGVSFVVAFSVISFLHIVVGELAPKSMAIRNPEAVGLWSAIPLYGFYWTMYPAIYLLNASANWVLRLAGLSGKGGHDAHYSSEELKLILRTSQPGEKFTRDERNILAQSLDFEQMTVSDLMRPINEVIALHASNTLEENLDTVLRNRFSRYPYFDTNEDDVLGVVHLKDLFFAQQAGKPITSLTPFLRPVDIISARTPALELFRRFRDGAPHFALIGEKGKRPLGFITLDNLLGAMVGEIRDEFRRNENDWLKQSDGTLIGKASLPIFSLERILGIDIENEELGLDDVESVGGLIMVKLGDIPKQGQRITFVDFDIVVKKMNGPRIVLIKVIPKQERDLDADLRD; this is encoded by the coding sequence ATGCACAATGTCTTGCTAGTCCTGCTCGCCCTCTTCCTGGTCGCGCTGAACGGTTTTTTTGTTGCCGCCGAGTTTGGCATCGTCACATTGCGGCGCACGCGCATCCGCGCCATCGCCAAGACGCAGGGACTGCGGGGCCGCATCCTGGCCAAGGTGCATGGCCAGCTGGACGCCTATCTGTCCGCCTGCCAGCTGGGTATCACCCTGGCGTCGCTGGGCCTGGGCTGGGTCGGCGAACCGGCGTTCGCCGGCTTGCTCGAGCCGCTGTTCGGCGCCATCGGCGTCACGTCGCAAGAGCTGATCCATGGCGTCTCCTTCGTCGTCGCCTTCAGCGTGATTTCCTTCCTGCACATCGTCGTGGGCGAACTGGCGCCTAAATCAATGGCCATCCGCAACCCGGAAGCCGTCGGCCTGTGGAGCGCGATTCCTCTGTACGGCTTTTACTGGACCATGTATCCGGCCATCTACCTGCTCAACGCCAGCGCCAACTGGGTGCTGCGCCTGGCGGGCCTGTCCGGCAAGGGCGGCCACGATGCCCATTACTCGTCCGAAGAACTGAAACTGATCCTGCGCACCAGCCAGCCCGGCGAAAAGTTTACGCGCGACGAGCGCAACATCCTGGCGCAGTCGCTCGATTTCGAACAGATGACGGTGTCGGACCTGATGCGCCCGATCAATGAAGTGATCGCCCTGCACGCGTCGAATACCCTGGAAGAAAACCTCGACACGGTGCTGCGTAACCGCTTCAGCCGCTACCCGTATTTCGACACGAATGAAGACGACGTGCTCGGTGTCGTGCACCTCAAGGATCTGTTCTTTGCCCAGCAGGCGGGCAAGCCGATCACCTCGCTCACGCCGTTCCTGCGTCCCGTGGACATCATTTCCGCCCGCACGCCGGCACTGGAACTGTTCCGCCGCTTTCGCGACGGCGCGCCCCACTTCGCCCTGATCGGCGAAAAGGGCAAGCGCCCGCTGGGCTTCATCACCCTGGATAACTTGCTCGGCGCCATGGTCGGCGAAATCCGCGATGAATTCCGCCGCAATGAAAACGACTGGCTCAAGCAGAGCGACGGCACCCTGATCGGCAAGGCCAGCCTGCCCATCTTCTCGCTCGAACGCATCCTCGGCATCGATATCGAAAACGAGGAACTGGGGCTGGACGACGTGGAATCGGTGGGCGGCTTGATCATGGTCAAGCTCGGTGACATTCCGAAGCAGGGCCAGCGCATCACCTTTGTCGACTTCGACATCGTCGTCAAGAAGATGAACGGGCCCCGCATCGTGCTCATTAAAGTGATCCCGAAGCAGGAGCGCGATCTGGATGCGGATTTAAGAGATTAA
- a CDS encoding suppressor of fused domain protein, whose amino-acid sequence MTNLANDGAASSLLETAWTQREETLYRALFGDLGPGIYPLDLSLFEQMFNCTQVDPRWLHIGVFECPPTPERPHWVYVSSGLSNPWDDEPDADEEWTGLGRELLLECPQQSPWALALVRRFAAYQMLLAAGRFGDQEPLDAWDRMSVGGPIDGQQSALSAIIMVPSEHYPEEYALVSGKFAFLQIIGLSAAELAHGRTHDFEDLLQTLGDQGAAPLVDAARRSIV is encoded by the coding sequence ATGACCAATCTTGCCAATGACGGCGCCGCAAGCAGCCTTCTGGAAACAGCCTGGACCCAGCGCGAAGAAACGCTCTACAGAGCCCTGTTCGGGGACCTGGGACCGGGCATCTATCCGCTCGACCTGTCGCTGTTCGAACAGATGTTCAACTGCACCCAAGTCGATCCGCGCTGGCTGCATATCGGCGTGTTCGAATGCCCGCCGACACCCGAGCGGCCGCACTGGGTCTATGTGTCGTCGGGCCTGTCCAATCCATGGGACGACGAACCCGATGCGGACGAAGAGTGGACGGGACTGGGCCGCGAACTGCTGCTGGAATGCCCGCAGCAGTCGCCATGGGCGCTGGCGCTGGTGCGCAGGTTCGCCGCGTATCAGATGCTGCTGGCGGCTGGCCGCTTCGGTGACCAGGAACCGCTGGACGCCTGGGACCGCATGTCCGTTGGCGGCCCCATCGATGGCCAGCAGTCCGCGCTGAGCGCCATCATCATGGTGCCCAGCGAACATTACCCCGAAGAATATGCACTGGTCTCGGGAAAATTTGCCTTCCTGCAGATTATCGGCCTCAGCGCTGCCGAGCTGGCGCATGGCCGCACGCACGACTTCGAGGACTTGTTGCAGACGCTGGGCGACCAGGGCGCCGCGCCGCTGGTCGACGCCGCACGCCGCAGCATCGTGTAA
- a CDS encoding MFS transporter — translation MSTAGKTIDIPDLINNNKIGSFQIGMLILCGLCVIMDGFDVQAMGYVAPAIIADWHVSKANLGPVFGAGLLGMLVGSLVFSITADKFGRRPVLIGSTIFFSLCMLVTPLATTIEQLQLIRFITGLGLGAVMPNAMALAGEYSPLRKKVTLMMLVSCGFTLGAVLGGLLSAALIPAFGWQSVFYVGGVVPLVIGVLMFFLLPESMQFLVLKKRKLDKVAKWLKRIDPTVTITADTQYVVHEKEHKGAPVLQLFTGGRAKMTILLWVINFMNLLNLYFLSNWLPTIAKEAGLSTANAVLAGTALQVGGTIGTLVMGQLIDRSSFRRILLPCFLVAAVAIALIGRPDVSLAFLFITIFIAGFCVVGGQPAVNALAASYYPTTLRSTGIGWSLGIGRIGSIIGPVLGGELIRLNWPNSTIFLVVAIPAIVSAVMVFAMRGGPQAAPAKVAA, via the coding sequence ATGTCCACGGCAGGCAAGACGATCGATATTCCCGATCTCATCAATAACAACAAGATCGGCTCCTTCCAGATCGGCATGCTGATCCTGTGCGGGCTGTGCGTCATCATGGATGGCTTCGACGTGCAGGCGATGGGCTATGTGGCCCCGGCCATCATTGCCGACTGGCACGTGAGCAAAGCCAACCTGGGCCCCGTGTTTGGCGCGGGCTTGCTGGGCATGCTGGTCGGCTCGCTCGTCTTCAGCATCACGGCCGACAAATTCGGCCGCCGTCCCGTGCTGATCGGCTCGACCATCTTCTTTTCGCTCTGCATGCTGGTCACGCCGCTGGCAACGACCATCGAGCAATTGCAGCTGATCCGTTTCATCACGGGACTGGGCCTGGGCGCCGTGATGCCGAACGCCATGGCCCTGGCTGGCGAATACAGCCCCCTGCGCAAGAAAGTCACGCTGATGATGCTGGTCTCGTGCGGCTTTACCCTGGGCGCCGTGCTCGGTGGCTTGCTGTCCGCCGCGCTGATTCCCGCCTTCGGCTGGCAATCCGTGTTTTACGTGGGCGGCGTGGTGCCGCTGGTCATCGGCGTGCTGATGTTCTTCCTGCTGCCGGAATCGATGCAATTCCTCGTGCTCAAGAAACGCAAGCTGGACAAGGTCGCCAAGTGGCTCAAACGCATCGACCCGACGGTCACCATCACGGCCGACACGCAATACGTCGTGCATGAGAAGGAACACAAGGGCGCGCCCGTGCTGCAATTGTTTACAGGCGGCCGCGCCAAGATGACGATACTGCTGTGGGTCATCAACTTCATGAATTTGCTGAACTTGTATTTCCTGTCAAACTGGCTGCCGACCATCGCCAAGGAAGCGGGCCTGTCGACGGCCAACGCCGTGCTAGCCGGCACGGCCCTGCAAGTGGGCGGCACCATCGGCACCCTCGTCATGGGCCAGCTGATCGACCGCTCGAGCTTCCGCCGCATCCTGCTGCCGTGCTTCCTGGTCGCCGCCGTGGCCATTGCCCTGATCGGCCGTCCGGACGTGTCGCTGGCCTTCCTGTTCATCACGATTTTCATCGCCGGCTTTTGCGTGGTGGGCGGCCAGCCTGCCGTCAACGCCCTGGCGGCCAGCTACTATCCGACCACCCTGCGCTCGACGGGCATCGGCTGGAGCCTGGGCATCGGGCGCATCGGCTCCATCATCGGCCCCGTGCTTGGCGGCGAGCTGATCCGCCTGAACTGGCCCAACAGCACGATTTTCCTCGTCGTCGCCATCCCGGCCATCGTCTCGGCCGTCATGGTCTTTGCCATGCGCGGCGGGCCGCAAGCGGCCCCCGCCAAGGTAGCGGCCTGA
- the nhaR gene encoding transcriptional activator NhaR: MKTTGFNYRHLYFFWVVAKEGGVTRAAERLGLAVQTISTQLALLEKELGKSLLQPQGRRLVPTEAGRLALGYADQIFLLGEQMQDALADADAEKMRLTVGISDSLPKLMAYRMLDATRSLDQPIKLVCLEDEFESLLADLALHKLDLVLTDRAVPAGASLRVSSHLWGESAMKLFGIPALAEQYRDNFPHSLHGAPFLLPARNNALRGRIDEWMVQQGVRPDVVGEFEDNAMLNAFGRKGLGLFFASASLAADIEEQFGAVLVGDASSLREQFYVISNERKIMHPALDVILAAIQGTTKIHKES, encoded by the coding sequence ATGAAAACCACGGGCTTCAATTACCGCCATTTGTACTTCTTTTGGGTGGTCGCCAAGGAAGGCGGCGTGACGCGCGCGGCTGAACGGCTGGGACTGGCCGTGCAAACCATCAGCACGCAGCTGGCCCTGCTGGAAAAAGAATTGGGCAAATCCCTGCTGCAGCCGCAGGGACGGCGTTTGGTGCCGACGGAAGCGGGCCGCCTGGCGCTCGGCTATGCGGACCAGATTTTTTTGCTGGGCGAGCAGATGCAGGACGCGCTGGCCGATGCGGACGCGGAAAAGATGCGCCTGACGGTGGGCATTTCCGATTCCCTGCCGAAACTGATGGCGTATCGCATGCTCGACGCCACGCGCAGCCTGGACCAGCCCATCAAACTCGTGTGCCTGGAAGATGAATTCGAATCTCTGCTGGCCGACTTGGCCCTGCACAAGCTGGATCTGGTGCTGACGGACCGTGCCGTGCCGGCCGGCGCCAGCCTGCGCGTGTCCAGCCACCTGTGGGGCGAGAGCGCCATGAAGCTGTTCGGCATCCCCGCGCTGGCGGAACAGTACCGCGACAATTTCCCGCACAGCCTGCACGGTGCGCCATTCCTGCTGCCCGCGCGCAACAACGCCTTGCGCGGGCGCATCGACGAATGGATGGTGCAGCAAGGCGTGCGCCCGGACGTGGTCGGCGAATTCGAGGACAACGCCATGCTCAACGCGTTTGGCCGCAAGGGCCTGGGCCTGTTCTTCGCGTCCGCCAGCCTGGCGGCCGATATCGAGGAACAATTCGGCGCCGTGCTGGTCGGCGACGCCTCATCCCTGCGCGAACAGTTTTACGTCATCTCGAACGAGCGCAAGATCATGCACCCGGCGCTCGACGTGATCCTGGCGGCCATCCAGGGGACGACAAAGATTCACAAGGAAAGCTGA
- a CDS encoding DUF475 domain-containing protein: MKHFRVSFLVTFICLGISAWWGYTHGGVQTMLAALGIAVILGVMEVSLSFDNAVVNASVLKNWDKFWQGLFLGVGIIIAVFGMRLLFPLVIVAQAADLGLMEVWNLALSNPEQYSMHLTNHHAEVAAFGGIFLLLVFLNFLLDDEKETHWLGRIEEKLGALGKVSSISVMIALGTLMASLSMIEEGQKLVVLTAGLWGILTYVGVDVISGLLEGDNGDGNMGDIVKRGGIGGFLYLEVLDASFSFDGVIGAFAITKDVVIIMLGLAIGAMFVRSMTVFLVRKGTLDEFVYLEHGAHYAIGILAVIMLVSMKFHIPEIFTGLIGVAFILASLWSSIRYKRRMALLEGTEDKQPELEAAAKA; the protein is encoded by the coding sequence ATGAAACATTTCAGAGTGTCATTTCTAGTGACATTTATCTGCCTGGGCATTTCCGCCTGGTGGGGTTACACGCACGGTGGCGTGCAGACGATGCTGGCGGCGCTCGGTATCGCGGTGATCCTGGGCGTGATGGAAGTCTCGCTGTCGTTCGACAACGCGGTGGTCAATGCTTCGGTGCTGAAGAACTGGGACAAGTTCTGGCAGGGCCTATTTCTGGGCGTCGGCATCATCATCGCCGTCTTCGGCATGCGTTTGCTGTTCCCGCTGGTCATCGTGGCGCAAGCGGCGGACCTGGGCTTGATGGAAGTCTGGAATCTGGCACTGAGCAATCCTGAACAGTACTCGATGCACCTGACGAATCACCATGCGGAAGTGGCGGCCTTCGGCGGCATCTTCCTGCTGCTGGTGTTCCTGAACTTCCTGCTGGACGATGAAAAAGAAACGCACTGGTTGGGCCGTATTGAAGAAAAACTGGGCGCGCTGGGCAAGGTATCATCGATTTCCGTGATGATCGCGCTGGGCACCCTGATGGCCAGCCTGTCGATGATCGAAGAAGGCCAGAAACTGGTGGTCCTGACGGCCGGCCTGTGGGGTATCCTGACCTACGTGGGTGTCGACGTGATCAGCGGCTTGCTGGAAGGCGATAACGGCGACGGCAACATGGGCGACATCGTCAAGCGCGGCGGTATTGGCGGCTTCCTGTATCTGGAAGTGCTCGACGCTTCGTTCAGCTTTGACGGCGTGATCGGCGCGTTTGCCATCACCAAGGATGTCGTGATCATCATGCTGGGCCTGGCTATCGGCGCGATGTTCGTGCGTTCGATGACGGTGTTCCTGGTGCGCAAGGGTACGCTCGACGAGTTTGTTTATCTGGAGCACGGCGCGCACTATGCGATCGGTATCCTGGCCGTGATCATGTTGGTCAGCATGAAGTTCCACATTCCCGAGATCTTCACGGGTCTGATCGGCGTGGCCTTCATTCTCGCCTCGCTGTGGTCGTCGATCCGTTACAAGCGACGCATGGCCTTGCTGGAAGGCACGGAAGATAAACAGCCTGAGCTGGAAGCAGCAGCCAAGGCGTAA